One region of Ananas comosus cultivar F153 linkage group 9, ASM154086v1, whole genome shotgun sequence genomic DNA includes:
- the LOC109715316 gene encoding ribosomal RNA small subunit methyltransferase, mitochondrial, with amino-acid sequence MIAQRSSSTMQGVHHILLLSSRAKPKPKTLSQPLIQRRTSSSAAADSPERERWERPFTLHRARGQHLLASPRALDAVARRAGVGPGDTVLEVGPGTGNLTVRLLALARRVVAVEVDPRMVDALRDRVSRLGLLDRLTVISGDAMKTEFPEFDLCVANIPYGISSPLIGKLLFGPCHFRSATLLLQKEFARRLVSVPGDSEYNRLAANVRLVANVELLMDVSKKDFIPCPKVDSSLVKIRPKAEVPAVDLDEWLAFTRTCFSKKNKTLGAIFKQKKKIIELFRRSHSERQEDNRRVNGGCDDLDDDGEDDDDGYARSKIEEKVGEDASEVSLFKKKIVGILNAGGFGEKRPSKLSNEELLHLLQLLNQEGVLFH; translated from the exons ATGATCGCGCAACGAAGCAGCTCCACGATGCAAGGAGTTCACCacatcctcctcctctcctccagagcaaaaccaaaacccaaaaccctctCCCAACCCCTCATCCAACGCcgcacctcctcctccgccgccgcggactCGCCGGAGCGGGAGCGGTGGGAGCGCCCCTTCACGCTCCACAGGGCGCGGGGGCAGCACCTGCTCGCGAGCCCGCGCGCGCTCGACGCCGTGGCGCGCCGCGCCGGGGTCGGCCCCGGGGACACCGTGCTCGAGGTCGGCCCCGGCACCGGCAACCTCACCGTGCGCCTCCTCGCCCTCGCGCGCCGCGTCGTCGCCGTCGAGGTCGACCCCCGCATGGTCGACGCGCTCCGCGACCGCGTCTCCCGCCTCGGCCTCCTCGACCGACTCACC GTGATATCGGGCGATGCGATGAAGACTGAATTCCCAGAATTCGATCTATGTGTGGCGAATATTCCGTACGGAATCTCTTCTCCTCTAATTGGGAAGCTTTTATTCGGGCCGTGCCACTTTCGGAGCGCCACGCTTCTTCTGCAAAAGGAATTTGCGCGGCGCCTTGTGTCCGTCCCAGGTGATTCAGAATACAATCGATTGGCCGCGAATGTTAGGTTGGTGGCGAATGTGGAGCTACTGATGGATGTGAGCAAGAAGGACTTTATTCCTTGCCCCAAAGTGGACTCTTCGCTTGTCAAAATCCGGCCTAAAGCCGAAGTCCCTGCAGTCGATCTCGATGAGTGGTTGGCTTTCACAAGGACTTGTTTCAGTAAGAAGAATAAGACTCTCGGCGCGATCTtcaagcagaagaagaagatcatagaGCTCTTTCGAAGATCTCATTCAGAAAGGCAAGAAGACAATCGAAGAGTTAATGGTGGATGTGATGATTTGGACGATGATGGTGAAGACGATGATGACGGTTATGCCAGGAGTAAGATCGAAGAAAAAGTGGGGGAAGATGCTAGTGAAGTAAGCTTGTTTAAGAAGAAGATTGTTGGGATATTAAATGCTGGGGGATTTGGCGAGAAGCGACCTTCAAAACTATCTAATGAAGAGTTGTTGCATTTGCTTCAGCTTCTCAACCAAGAGGGTGTATTGTTTCATTAG